The following nucleotide sequence is from Tolumonas lignilytica.
TCCAGCAGTTGCAATTGCCGGAAGCGGTCATTGTATTAAAACAGGGGGTCGGTCGATTGATCCGTGATTATCAGGATCGTGGTATTCTGATCCTCTGTGACCCTCGTTTGGTCAATAAACCTTATGGTGCCGCATTTCTGAAAAGCTTGCCGCCGATCCCGCGGTGTCGGGATTTGGCCCGTTTAGCAGAATTTTGGACCCCGCCGGTTTTAGAGCCGGAAGCCTTATTACAAGAAGAGACGATTACTGATGAAAATTCTGGCGATTGATACAGCCACAGAAGCTTGTTCTGCAGCCTTATTATGGAACGGTGCTGTATTAACCCGCGAACAAGTTGCCCCACAGGCTCATACCCGACTCATTTTGCCGATGGTCAATGAATTATTGGTACAGGCTGGAGCCTCATTGAATGAACTGGATGCGATTGCCTTTGGCCGGGGGCCTGGCTCCTTCACCGGCGTGCGGATTGGTATTGGTGCCGCGCAAGGCTTGGCATATGGCGCAGATGTCCCCCTTATCGGTATTTCCACTTTACAGATGCTGGCGCAGGGAATGTACCGTCGTCTGCACACCGAAAATGTCGTTGCCGCCATTGATGCTCGGATGAATGAAATCTACCTTGGCGCTTTTATGATGCAAGACGGTCGGATGCAACCCCTGCTTGATGAAGCGGTGATTTTGCCGGAACAAGCACCGGAATGGCTGAA
It contains:
- the tsaB gene encoding tRNA (adenosine(37)-N6)-threonylcarbamoyltransferase complex dimerization subunit type 1 TsaB, yielding MKILAIDTATEACSAALLWNGAVLTREQVAPQAHTRLILPMVNELLVQAGASLNELDAIAFGRGPGSFTGVRIGIGAAQGLAYGADVPLIGISTLQMLAQGMYRRLHTENVVAAIDARMNEIYLGAFMMQDGRMQPLLDEAVILPEQAPEWLNPVATKIAGGSAVGTGFTSYTELAAKLGLIPTENQVELNLPWAQDMLPQAVAAFEAGEYCDPSLATPVYLRDKVTWKKLPGRE